Proteins encoded in a region of the Rothia mucilaginosa genome:
- the ribD gene encoding bifunctional diaminohydroxyphosphoribosylaminopyrimidine deaminase/5-amino-6-(5-phosphoribosylamino)uracil reductase RibD, which yields MPQNPSLQVLASAHLPATVAPSVSLPHNEADYSAAEYGHLAGLPAARTLQLPNLEQTLSHADAMTLALQAARQGIRGANPLVGAVITDRHGHLLHVGYHRGAGTPHAEADALAAARAAGTDLTGARMYVSLEPCNHTGRTGPCSHAVAEAGISELYYAYSDDTENAAGGAAYLRSQGVTVHAMEEFANASYLLNERWFIAAAERRPFITAKSASTLDGFIAAADGTSKWITGPAARIDGHLIRHRADAVMIGTRTTLMDDPTLDARDANGERFEKQPLRVVMGKTKITENYRVRGLNPPEGVEADPQNFLQVFTHDPRELLDELYARGVRHLMIEGGPGMVGLFAGEDLIDEMVWYRAPMIMGQGKSAVYSLLVDTLAQAPRLQLDDLGMFPAVRVLGNDTATHLVPAPRGTAQDPGQRRTLPKLDACHVPEPRLD from the coding sequence ATGCCGCAGAACCCCTCGCTGCAGGTGCTGGCGAGCGCGCACCTGCCCGCAACCGTTGCCCCGAGCGTGTCCCTTCCGCACAACGAGGCGGACTACTCCGCCGCGGAGTACGGGCACCTCGCCGGGCTACCCGCCGCACGCACCCTCCAGCTACCCAACCTCGAGCAGACGCTCAGCCACGCAGACGCCATGACCCTGGCACTGCAGGCGGCACGCCAGGGCATCCGCGGCGCGAACCCCCTCGTCGGCGCCGTTATTACCGACAGACACGGGCACCTGTTGCACGTGGGCTACCACCGAGGTGCAGGTACCCCGCACGCCGAAGCCGACGCCCTCGCCGCCGCCCGTGCCGCGGGAACCGACCTCACCGGCGCCCGCATGTACGTGAGCCTCGAGCCCTGCAACCACACCGGACGCACCGGCCCCTGCTCCCACGCCGTCGCCGAAGCGGGCATCAGCGAACTCTACTACGCCTACAGCGACGACACCGAAAACGCAGCCGGAGGCGCCGCCTACCTGCGCTCGCAGGGCGTCACCGTGCACGCCATGGAGGAGTTCGCGAACGCCTCCTACCTGCTGAACGAGCGCTGGTTCATTGCCGCCGCCGAACGCCGCCCCTTCATCACCGCAAAGAGTGCGTCCACCCTGGACGGGTTCATTGCGGCAGCTGACGGCACGAGCAAGTGGATTACCGGCCCCGCCGCGCGCATTGACGGGCACCTGATTCGTCACCGCGCCGACGCCGTCATGATTGGCACCCGAACCACCCTCATGGACGACCCGACCCTGGACGCGCGCGACGCCAACGGGGAACGCTTCGAGAAGCAGCCGCTGCGCGTGGTCATGGGCAAGACCAAGATTACCGAGAACTACCGCGTGCGCGGCCTCAATCCGCCCGAAGGTGTGGAGGCGGACCCGCAGAACTTCCTGCAGGTCTTCACCCACGACCCGCGTGAACTGCTCGACGAGCTGTACGCCCGCGGGGTGCGCCACCTCATGATTGAGGGCGGCCCCGGCATGGTCGGCCTCTTCGCCGGTGAAGACCTCATCGATGAGATGGTCTGGTACCGCGCCCCCATGATTATGGGGCAGGGCAAGAGCGCCGTGTACAGTCTGCTCGTGGACACCCTCGCGCAGGCGCCGCGCCTGCAACTGGACGACCTGGGCATGTTCCCGGCAGTGCGCGTGCTCGGCAATGACACCGCAACGCACCTGGTGCCGGCACCTCGCGGAACGGCGCAGGACCCTGGGCAGCGGCGTACCCTGCCGAAGCTGGACGCCTGCCACGTGCCCGAACCGAGGCTGGACTAG
- the pnuC gene encoding nicotinamide riboside transporter PnuC, translating to MDILRWLFDAQIHVGDQSLLVREVLGNAFGLASALGGMRRKVWAWPVGILGNLLLLTVFLGALVGSPHPVTMLGQAGRQIMFIAVSIWGWHRWRATRAAGGDASEGAAVIPKWATNTERAGLVVAMVAGTLLLTPIFRALGSYEPVWSDAWIFTGSLLATYGMARGWVEFWLIWVAVDLVGVPLLWSAGYYATSLMYVFYGCFTLVGFFVWWRTRNLEAQKTRVQTQFPDVTVEVTDLQKGRA from the coding sequence ATGGACATCTTGCGGTGGCTCTTCGACGCACAAATTCACGTGGGGGACCAGTCCCTCCTCGTGCGCGAAGTTCTCGGAAACGCATTCGGCCTGGCATCGGCGCTCGGCGGCATGCGACGCAAAGTATGGGCGTGGCCCGTCGGCATTCTCGGCAACCTGCTGCTCCTCACCGTCTTCCTGGGCGCCCTCGTCGGCAGCCCGCACCCCGTCACCATGCTCGGCCAGGCAGGCCGCCAGATCATGTTTATTGCAGTGTCCATCTGGGGCTGGCATCGTTGGCGTGCCACCCGCGCAGCCGGTGGTGACGCCTCCGAAGGTGCCGCGGTAATCCCCAAGTGGGCCACCAACACCGAACGCGCAGGCCTGGTCGTCGCCATGGTCGCAGGCACCCTGCTGCTCACCCCCATCTTCCGCGCACTCGGATCCTACGAACCGGTCTGGTCCGACGCCTGGATCTTCACCGGCTCGCTGCTCGCCACCTACGGCATGGCGCGCGGCTGGGTTGAATTCTGGCTCATCTGGGTAGCCGTCGACCTGGTCGGCGTGCCGCTGCTGTGGAGCGCAGGCTACTACGCGACCTCCCTCATGTACGTGTTCTACGGATGCTTCACCCTGGTCGGTTTCTTCGTTTGGTGGCGCACTCGCAACCTGGAGGCGCAGAAGACTCGGGTGCAGACCCAGTTCCCCGACGTGACCGTTGAAGTAACTGACCTACAGAAGGGTCGTGCCTAA
- the fabF gene encoding beta-ketoacyl-ACP synthase II: MSRKVLVTGLGATTPIGGDVPTTWENATKGVSGVSTLDHPWVKEYDLPVYIAGQLAVPALESGRLTKVEAKRLDPSGQLALIAAREAWEDAGFTGPDAESAEEVDPERTGVAFGTGIGGVWTLLDAWDTLREKGPRRVLPMTVPMLMPNGNAAAVSMNLKARAAAQTVVSACASSTEAMELGAEMIRSGKADVVIVGGAEAAIHPLPMAAFAKMQALSSRNDEPEKASRPYDVDRDGFVMGEGAAALILESEEHAKARGARVYAELAGTGVSADSYHITAPDPAALGATRALREALEDGNIDPKTVVHINAHATSTPAGDLPEATAMHETFGEHTKNIAVSATKSMTGHLLGGAGALEAVLTVLALHHRTAPCTINLDNKDPQIDLDVVTEARELPAGEIVALSNSFGFGGHNAVVAFRSVED, encoded by the coding sequence ATGTCTCGAAAAGTGCTGGTGACCGGCCTCGGCGCGACCACCCCCATTGGCGGCGACGTCCCCACCACCTGGGAAAACGCAACCAAGGGCGTATCTGGTGTATCCACCCTCGACCACCCCTGGGTCAAGGAATACGACCTGCCCGTATACATTGCAGGCCAGCTCGCCGTGCCCGCCCTCGAATCCGGCCGCCTCACCAAGGTAGAAGCAAAGCGCCTGGATCCCTCGGGCCAGCTCGCCCTCATCGCCGCACGCGAAGCATGGGAAGACGCAGGATTCACCGGCCCCGACGCCGAATCCGCAGAAGAAGTCGACCCCGAGCGCACCGGCGTAGCCTTCGGCACCGGCATCGGCGGCGTGTGGACCCTCCTCGACGCATGGGACACCCTCCGCGAAAAGGGCCCCCGCCGCGTCCTACCCATGACCGTCCCGATGCTCATGCCCAACGGCAACGCAGCAGCCGTCTCCATGAACCTCAAGGCACGCGCCGCAGCACAGACCGTCGTCTCCGCATGCGCATCCTCCACCGAAGCCATGGAGCTGGGTGCCGAAATGATTCGTAGCGGCAAGGCTGACGTCGTCATCGTCGGCGGCGCCGAAGCAGCAATCCACCCGCTTCCCATGGCTGCATTCGCCAAGATGCAGGCACTCTCCTCCCGCAACGACGAGCCCGAAAAGGCATCCCGCCCCTACGACGTCGACCGCGACGGCTTCGTCATGGGTGAAGGCGCAGCAGCACTCATCCTCGAATCCGAAGAGCACGCCAAGGCACGCGGCGCACGCGTCTACGCGGAACTGGCAGGCACCGGCGTATCCGCCGACTCCTACCACATCACCGCACCGGACCCCGCAGCACTCGGCGCAACCCGCGCACTGCGCGAAGCCCTCGAAGACGGCAACATCGACCCGAAGACCGTCGTGCACATCAACGCGCACGCCACTAGCACCCCCGCCGGTGACTTGCCCGAAGCAACCGCAATGCACGAAACCTTCGGCGAGCACACCAAGAACATTGCCGTCTCCGCAACCAAGTCCATGACCGGCCACCTGCTCGGCGGCGCGGGCGCACTCGAAGCCGTACTCACCGTACTGGCACTGCACCACCGCACCGCACCCTGCACCATCAACCTGGACAACAAGGACCCCCAGATTGACCTGGACGTGGTGACTGAGGCGCGCGAGCTGCCCGCCGGTGAGATCGTGGCACTGTCGAACTCCTTCGGTTTCGGCGGCCACAACGCGGTTGTAGCATTCCGCTCCGTAGAGGACTAA
- a CDS encoding acyl carrier protein has product MANKEEILAGLAEIVNEETGVEVEDVQLDKSFTEDLDIDSISMMTIVVNAEEKFEVTIPDEEVQNLKTVGDAVEFIANAA; this is encoded by the coding sequence ATGGCTAACAAGGAAGAGATCCTCGCAGGTCTGGCAGAAATCGTTAACGAAGAGACCGGCGTTGAGGTTGAGGACGTTCAGCTGGACAAGTCCTTCACCGAGGACCTGGACATCGACTCCATCTCGATGATGACCATCGTCGTGAACGCTGAGGAGAAGTTCGAGGTGACCATCCCGGACGAAGAGGTCCAGAACCTCAAGACCGTTGGCGACGCAGTCGAGTTCATCGCGAACGCTGCCTAA
- a CDS encoding beta-ketoacyl-ACP synthase III → MTTLKQYEINRYSRILGYGAARGEVIVPNDDIVEAINSSDEWIRQRTGIATRHRASENQSVADLAIGAAKDALAASGVAGEDIEAVIISTISHPYATPSLATLVADAIGSKCPAYDISAACAGFCYGIAQADALVRAGTAKHVLVIGVEKLSDFIDNTERTISFLLGDGAGAAVVGVSDEPGIAPTVWGSDGSRWGTVGMTHSLLDIRNRDFVANPVQEGEKIWPTLRQDGPSVFRWAVWEMAKVAKQALETAGITPDELGALIPHQANARIIDQMVKTLKLPDTVAVARDIVDAGNTSAASVPLAAHRLLKENPELSGKFALQIGFGAGLAFAAQVVVLP, encoded by the coding sequence GTGACTACCCTCAAGCAGTACGAAATCAACCGCTACTCCCGCATCCTCGGTTACGGCGCAGCCCGCGGTGAGGTCATCGTCCCCAACGATGACATCGTTGAGGCAATTAACTCCTCCGACGAGTGGATCAGGCAGCGCACCGGCATCGCAACCCGCCATCGCGCCAGCGAAAACCAGTCGGTAGCCGACCTTGCCATCGGTGCCGCCAAGGACGCCCTGGCAGCATCCGGTGTAGCCGGTGAGGACATTGAGGCGGTCATCATCTCGACCATCTCGCACCCCTACGCAACCCCCTCCCTGGCAACCCTGGTCGCTGACGCAATCGGCTCCAAGTGCCCTGCATACGACATCTCCGCAGCGTGTGCAGGTTTCTGCTACGGCATCGCCCAGGCAGACGCCCTCGTCCGCGCAGGCACCGCAAAGCACGTGCTGGTCATCGGCGTTGAGAAGCTCTCTGACTTCATCGACAACACCGAACGCACCATCTCCTTCCTGCTCGGCGACGGCGCAGGCGCAGCAGTTGTAGGCGTCTCCGACGAGCCGGGTATCGCACCGACTGTGTGGGGTTCGGACGGCTCCCGTTGGGGTACTGTGGGTATGACTCACTCCCTGTTGGATATCCGCAACCGCGACTTCGTAGCAAACCCCGTGCAGGAAGGCGAAAAGATTTGGCCCACCCTGCGCCAGGACGGCCCCTCCGTCTTCCGCTGGGCAGTATGGGAAATGGCAAAGGTCGCCAAGCAGGCACTCGAAACTGCCGGCATCACCCCCGACGAGCTCGGCGCACTCATCCCGCACCAGGCAAACGCCCGCATCATTGACCAGATGGTCAAGACCCTCAAACTTCCCGACACGGTGGCAGTGGCACGCGACATCGTTGATGCCGGTAACACCTCCGCCGCATCGGTTCCCCTCGCCGCACACCGCCTGCTCAAGGAGAACCCGGAACTCTCCGGCAAGTTCGCCCTGCAGATCGGCTTCGGTGCCGGCCTGGCATTCGCAGCTCAGGTAGTCGTCCTTCCCTAA
- a CDS encoding ACP S-malonyltransferase, whose protein sequence is MRALVCPGQGSQKKGFLSPWLEIEGVREHLERLSEAAGIDLIHYGTEAEEETIKDTAIAQPLIVAAGIVTGRLALRELDGEELIFAGHSVGEITAAALAGVLSDEDAMRFVRVRANGMAEAAAASPTGMAAVLGGVEENVREAIDAAGLVAANSNGGGQIVAAGPIPAIEAFAANPPARARVIPLKVAGAFHTEAMAPAVPALEEFAASLQVSDPTSALLTNRDGSAVASGEEFVKTLVSQVTSPVRWDLCMATLLEREVAGIIEVAPAGTLVGLAKRAMRGVPGTSINTPEDLASLKG, encoded by the coding sequence ATGCGCGCACTCGTTTGCCCCGGACAGGGCTCCCAGAAGAAGGGCTTCCTGAGCCCCTGGCTCGAGATTGAAGGTGTGCGTGAGCACCTGGAACGACTCTCCGAAGCGGCAGGCATCGACCTGATTCACTACGGCACCGAAGCCGAAGAAGAAACCATCAAGGACACCGCAATCGCCCAGCCCCTCATCGTGGCTGCAGGCATCGTCACCGGCCGCCTCGCACTACGCGAACTCGACGGTGAAGAACTTATCTTCGCGGGCCACTCCGTCGGCGAAATCACCGCAGCAGCCCTCGCGGGTGTGCTCAGTGACGAAGACGCAATGCGTTTCGTGCGTGTGCGCGCCAACGGCATGGCGGAGGCGGCAGCCGCCTCCCCGACCGGCATGGCTGCAGTACTCGGCGGCGTTGAAGAAAACGTCCGCGAAGCCATCGACGCAGCAGGCCTCGTCGCGGCAAACTCCAACGGCGGCGGCCAGATCGTAGCCGCAGGCCCCATTCCCGCCATCGAGGCATTCGCCGCGAACCCGCCCGCACGCGCTCGCGTCATCCCCCTGAAGGTCGCTGGCGCATTCCACACCGAGGCGATGGCACCCGCCGTGCCCGCCCTGGAAGAGTTCGCCGCATCCCTGCAGGTCTCCGACCCGACCTCCGCACTGCTGACCAACCGCGACGGTTCCGCCGTGGCATCCGGTGAAGAGTTCGTCAAGACCCTCGTCTCCCAGGTCACCAGCCCCGTCCGCTGGGACCTGTGCATGGCAACCCTGCTCGAGCGTGAGGTCGCCGGCATTATCGAGGTCGCCCCCGCAGGCACCCTGGTCGGCCTGGCAAAGCGCGCGATGCGTGGCGTGCCCGGCACCTCCATCAACACTCCCGAGGACCTCGCCTCGCTGAAGGGCTAA
- a CDS encoding tyrosine recombinase XerC: MTPARQHENQAENRSENREEYRDDAPSTTLPVTYTRSLAADHPGTQAEGSGSALPGSVLPDSALGVSGEVFRPVLDRFERFLRYEKHRSEETIRSYISDLEGFFGYMARRGVRHLDSIDASLIREWLGSLHLRQAARSTVARRGSTLRTFFTWAQEEELVHANPTRGMRTPKRENHLPPVLSREQMNQLLTTLQERRAQDPRDARLLRLEAVVEVLYASGMRISELTGLDLQSVDRANKTVRVLGKGNKERVVPLGTPALKALNRWVSYGRPQWIQEGAQGVTALFIGPRGGRANARQIREDLTRLLRTVENTQASGAHVLRHSAATHLVDGGADIRSVQELLGHSSLATTQIYTHVSMKRLAETYARAHPRA, from the coding sequence ATGACCCCCGCCCGCCAGCACGAAAACCAGGCAGAAAACCGGAGTGAGAACCGGGAAGAGTACCGGGATGATGCTCCCTCCACGACCCTGCCGGTGACCTATACCCGCAGCCTTGCCGCCGATCATCCCGGAACCCAAGCTGAGGGCTCGGGCTCCGCCCTACCCGGCTCTGTTCTACCTGATTCGGCACTGGGTGTTTCCGGTGAGGTGTTCCGCCCTGTCCTGGACCGTTTTGAGCGTTTTTTGCGCTATGAGAAGCACCGTTCCGAAGAGACGATCCGCTCGTATATCTCCGATTTGGAGGGCTTCTTTGGCTACATGGCGCGCCGCGGTGTGCGGCATCTGGACAGCATTGATGCGTCCCTGATTCGTGAGTGGTTGGGTTCGCTACATCTGCGGCAGGCGGCTCGTTCTACGGTGGCGCGCCGCGGTTCGACCCTGCGCACGTTCTTCACCTGGGCTCAGGAAGAGGAGCTGGTACACGCCAACCCGACCCGCGGTATGCGCACCCCCAAGCGGGAGAATCACCTGCCGCCGGTGCTGAGCCGTGAGCAGATGAACCAGCTGCTGACTACCCTGCAGGAGCGTCGGGCGCAGGATCCTCGTGATGCGCGCCTGTTGCGCCTGGAAGCTGTGGTTGAGGTTCTGTACGCTTCGGGCATGCGTATTTCTGAGCTGACGGGCCTGGATTTGCAGAGCGTGGACCGGGCGAATAAGACGGTGCGCGTGCTGGGTAAGGGCAATAAGGAGCGCGTGGTGCCGTTGGGTACCCCGGCGCTTAAGGCGTTGAATCGTTGGGTGTCCTATGGCCGTCCGCAGTGGATCCAGGAGGGGGCCCAGGGCGTGACGGCGCTGTTTATTGGCCCTCGGGGCGGGCGTGCGAACGCCCGTCAGATTCGTGAGGACCTGACCCGCCTGCTGCGCACGGTGGAGAATACTCAGGCGTCGGGTGCGCACGTTTTGCGTCATTCGGCGGCAACTCACCTGGTGGATGGTGGTGCCGATATTCGTTCGGTGCAGGAGCTTCTGGGGCATTCGTCGTTGGCGACCACGCAGATTTACACGCACGTGTCGATGAAGCGTCTGGCGGAGACGTACGCGCGGGCGCATCCGCGAGCATAG
- the dprA gene encoding DNA-processing protein DprA, translating into MPEEHVPEERAAEDFVQEELQIRLPGRTLDAHALVRERVAHILSLGNEPSPSPYNAARLPGFLTSCLNPVYLEQMNLQDLSREEQPGEEQQSEVPQGEHPEPAAGTASSGSDPVPLLNPAPLFNPALSAEQVEAACREYIRCCTAQLMRYAEPADELVVESLTTLGAPLTLHYLLTGHIPDAHTWEHGEPDTQLSDYLHSVGAPAEGESALFSSANGYYTPGEHQMSRDKFGKALATRRLRWNRRMERTLNAEAHMAATCGAWLVTPADPLWPPQLNDLGPARPYGLWCRGDSRHLLDVASAPSVALVGSRDPSIYGTEATTHLAAELARRGYTVISGGAMGIDIAAHRAALTQQGSDLPTIAFMAGGLDRLYPAQNSDALNMIVDRGLIMSEVSVGNTPTRWRFLERNRLIAALARHTIVVEARWRSGALNTARHAMEIGRTLWAVPGQINSPNSVGTNRLLRDGLAQTLTEAADILEYDAAAGFELGTEHESEWDQAASSSALDELTERQGRVWDDLSPRSYRGVDEIAAALGLSARDVMADLFHLGRCGLAESSGTSWRKVRPAVAA; encoded by the coding sequence GTGCCTGAAGAGCATGTGCCAGAAGAGCGCGCGGCGGAGGATTTTGTGCAGGAGGAACTGCAGATCCGCCTGCCAGGCCGCACCCTGGATGCGCACGCCCTGGTGCGTGAGAGGGTGGCGCATATTCTGTCGCTGGGGAACGAACCCTCACCGAGCCCCTATAACGCGGCGCGGTTGCCGGGTTTCCTCACCTCCTGCCTGAACCCGGTGTACCTGGAACAGATGAACCTGCAGGACCTGAGCCGGGAAGAGCAGCCGGGGGAGGAACAGCAGAGCGAGGTGCCACAGGGTGAGCACCCCGAACCTGCGGCGGGTACAGCCTCCAGCGGTTCTGACCCTGTGCCTCTGCTCAATCCAGCACCCCTGTTCAACCCCGCCCTCAGCGCGGAGCAGGTTGAGGCGGCGTGCCGCGAGTACATCCGCTGCTGCACCGCCCAGCTGATGCGCTACGCCGAACCCGCCGATGAGCTCGTGGTCGAATCCCTCACCACCCTGGGAGCGCCGCTGACCCTGCACTACCTGCTGACCGGGCACATCCCCGATGCGCACACCTGGGAGCACGGCGAACCGGATACGCAGCTCAGCGATTATTTGCACTCGGTGGGCGCACCCGCGGAAGGGGAGTCCGCCCTGTTTTCTAGCGCGAATGGCTACTACACGCCGGGTGAGCATCAAATGAGCCGCGATAAGTTCGGCAAGGCGCTCGCGACCCGCCGCCTGCGCTGGAACCGCCGCATGGAACGCACCCTGAATGCGGAGGCGCACATGGCGGCAACCTGCGGGGCGTGGCTGGTCACTCCCGCCGATCCGCTGTGGCCGCCGCAGCTGAACGATTTGGGGCCCGCCCGACCGTACGGGCTGTGGTGCCGAGGCGATTCGCGGCACCTGCTGGATGTGGCGTCTGCCCCGAGCGTGGCGCTGGTTGGTTCGCGTGACCCGAGCATCTACGGTACGGAGGCGACGACCCATCTCGCCGCTGAGCTGGCGCGCCGCGGGTACACGGTGATTTCTGGCGGTGCGATGGGCATTGATATTGCGGCGCATCGGGCGGCGCTGACTCAGCAGGGTAGTGACCTGCCGACCATCGCCTTCATGGCGGGTGGGCTGGATCGGCTGTACCCGGCGCAGAACTCGGATGCGTTGAATATGATTGTTGACCGCGGGCTCATCATGAGCGAGGTGAGTGTGGGTAACACCCCCACGCGTTGGCGTTTTCTGGAGCGTAACCGCCTGATTGCGGCGTTGGCGCGGCACACCATTGTGGTGGAGGCACGCTGGCGTTCCGGTGCCCTGAACACGGCTCGTCACGCGATGGAGATTGGGCGTACCCTCTGGGCGGTTCCGGGGCAGATTAATTCGCCGAACTCGGTGGGCACGAACCGTCTGCTGCGCGATGGACTAGCGCAAACACTCACCGAGGCCGCCGACATCCTCGAGTACGATGCCGCCGCAGGGTTTGAGCTGGGCACCGAGCACGAGAGCGAGTGGGATCAGGCTGCCTCCTCCAGCGCGCTGGATGAGCTGACCGAGCGACAGGGTAGGGTCTGGGACGATTTGAGCCCGCGTTCCTACCGTGGCGTGGACGAGATTGCCGCCGCTCTCGGTTTGAGCGCTCGCGACGTGATGGCTGACCTGTTCCACCTGGGCCGTTGCGGTCTTGCGGAGAGCAGCGGAACGAGCTGGAGGAAGGTCCGCCCGGCTGTCGCAGCCTAG
- a CDS encoding YifB family Mg chelatase-like AAA ATPase, whose protein sequence is MGFARTYSVALVGLRGHIVDVEADISQGLPGFVLLGLPDTALNESKERVRSAAKNTGITLTQHRLTVNLTPATLPKRGSAFDLAIVVAALQAEKKLHPSGDSVFLGELGLDGTLRPVPGILPAVKAAVDAGHHRVIVPAENAEEAALIPGAQVSGFRCLAEVFAALGAESQKLTYPPAPQTEASAPVARPAEIPSDMSDVAGQSQGRFALEIAAAGGHHMLLTGPPGSGKTMLAERLPSILPTLDNDAAMEVTAIRSLCSAGEHLSELVRQPPFEAPHHSASAPAILGGGSGIPRPGCVSKAHRGVLFLDEAPEFKRTVLDSLRQPLESGTVTLDRSSASATYPARFQLILAANPCPCGMNVGTGTECTCAPRERRAYFGRLSGPLVDRIDVNVTVPKVSSTELAGGQVNESSAQIRERVMAARQAQRERLEPYGLKTNAEMNGKILRGPLRLDAKLTGELNAAVDRGTLTARGYDRVLRIAWTLADLEGAAYPSREHLDVALFLRQQGQLK, encoded by the coding sequence ATGGGATTCGCACGCACCTATTCCGTAGCGCTCGTGGGCCTGCGCGGGCACATTGTTGATGTTGAGGCTGACATCTCGCAGGGCCTGCCTGGCTTCGTGCTGTTGGGTCTGCCCGATACCGCCCTCAACGAGTCGAAAGAGCGTGTGCGCTCCGCAGCGAAAAACACCGGCATCACCCTCACTCAGCACCGGCTTACGGTGAACCTGACCCCGGCGACCCTGCCCAAGCGCGGCTCGGCGTTCGATCTAGCCATTGTGGTTGCGGCGCTGCAGGCGGAGAAGAAACTGCACCCCAGCGGCGATAGCGTCTTCCTGGGTGAGCTGGGCCTGGACGGAACGCTACGCCCCGTGCCGGGCATCCTGCCGGCAGTTAAAGCCGCCGTGGATGCCGGACACCACCGCGTGATTGTGCCCGCCGAAAATGCTGAGGAGGCGGCGCTCATTCCCGGCGCGCAGGTGAGCGGTTTCCGCTGCCTGGCTGAGGTTTTTGCCGCGCTCGGCGCTGAGAGCCAGAAGCTGACCTATCCGCCCGCCCCGCAGACGGAGGCGAGTGCACCGGTGGCGAGACCGGCTGAAATTCCCTCGGATATGAGCGATGTTGCCGGTCAGTCGCAGGGCCGTTTCGCCCTGGAAATTGCAGCTGCCGGCGGCCACCATATGCTGCTGACAGGCCCGCCCGGCTCGGGTAAAACCATGCTGGCGGAGCGCCTGCCGAGCATCCTGCCGACCCTCGATAATGATGCCGCGATGGAAGTGACCGCTATTCGTTCCCTCTGCTCGGCGGGGGAGCACCTGAGCGAGCTGGTGCGTCAGCCGCCCTTTGAGGCGCCGCATCATAGCGCCTCCGCGCCGGCGATTCTTGGTGGCGGTAGCGGCATTCCCCGCCCGGGCTGTGTGTCTAAAGCGCACCGCGGCGTGCTCTTTCTCGACGAGGCGCCGGAGTTCAAACGCACGGTGCTCGATTCGCTCCGTCAGCCCCTGGAGTCGGGGACCGTGACCTTGGATCGTTCGAGCGCGTCGGCGACCTATCCGGCGCGGTTTCAGCTGATCCTGGCGGCGAACCCGTGCCCCTGCGGCATGAACGTGGGCACCGGTACGGAGTGCACGTGCGCCCCGCGTGAGCGTCGCGCCTATTTTGGGCGGCTGTCCGGCCCGCTGGTGGACCGCATTGACGTGAATGTGACGGTTCCGAAGGTGTCGTCCACGGAGCTTGCGGGCGGTCAGGTGAACGAGAGTTCGGCGCAGATTCGTGAGCGCGTCATGGCGGCGCGACAGGCTCAGCGGGAGCGTCTGGAGCCGTACGGGTTGAAGACGAATGCGGAGATGAACGGCAAGATTTTGCGCGGTCCGTTGCGTCTGGATGCGAAGCTCACCGGCGAACTGAACGCCGCCGTGGACCGCGGAACGCTGACGGCTCGCGGCTACGACCGGGTGCTGCGTATCGCCTGGACTCTCGCCGATTTGGAGGGGGCCGCCTACCCGAGCCGGGAGCACCTGGATGTGGCGCTTTTTCTGCGGCAGCAGGGGCAATTGAAATAA
- a CDS encoding YraN family protein, producing the protein MTTARITARAATRSAPNRPLLRRTSPRAHSVGRWGEELTARILETNGYRILERNWRPPAGLEHEQIRGELDLIAIDPEDELVFVEVKTRSSEDFGHPFASIDRDKARRTRSLAILWCRLRENLDFPRFRIDAIAVTGTCETFTFEHLKAVA; encoded by the coding sequence ATGACAACAGCCCGAATAACAGCCCGCGCCGCAACCCGAAGCGCACCCAACAGACCCCTGCTCCGCAGAACCTCGCCTCGCGCCCACAGCGTCGGTAGGTGGGGCGAGGAGCTGACCGCCCGCATCCTGGAGACGAACGGCTACCGGATTCTGGAGAGGAATTGGCGACCGCCCGCCGGACTGGAACACGAACAGATCCGCGGTGAGCTCGACCTGATCGCCATTGACCCCGAGGACGAACTGGTTTTCGTTGAGGTCAAGACTCGCAGCAGCGAAGACTTCGGGCACCCGTTCGCATCCATTGACCGCGATAAGGCGCGCCGCACGCGCTCGCTGGCGATTCTCTGGTGCAGGCTTCGTGAGAACCTGGATTTTCCGCGCTTTCGCATTGACGCTATTGCGGTGACCGGAACCTGCGAAACCTTCACCTTCGAGCATCTGAAGGCGGTGGCGTAA
- a CDS encoding DUF2469 domain-containing protein — protein MSAEDLENYETDAQMALYREYKDVMSLFSYAVETDRRFYLANQVDVTPHVQDGTLYFEVSMSDVWVWDVFRSNRFVKKVHAYSVRDVNVEERLPNQEFTVPEMPDFNT, from the coding sequence GTGAGCGCAGAAGACCTCGAAAACTACGAGACCGACGCCCAAATGGCGCTCTACCGCGAATACAAAGACGTCATGTCGCTCTTTAGCTACGCGGTAGAAACCGACCGACGCTTCTACCTGGCAAACCAGGTGGACGTCACCCCGCACGTGCAGGACGGCACCCTCTACTTTGAGGTGAGCATGAGCGACGTGTGGGTGTGGGATGTATTCCGCTCCAACCGCTTTGTGAAGAAGGTGCACGCCTACTCGGTACGTGACGTGAACGTGGAGGAGCGCCTGCCCAACCAGGAGTTCACCGTGCCGGAAATGCCGGACTTTAACACCTAG